The Longimicrobium sp. genome has a segment encoding these proteins:
- a CDS encoding DUF2442 domain-containing protein: MSAATESDARIREIRVTDDKIIADLMDGRTISVPLAWSWRLAEATREQRANVRIIGNGQVARWPDVDEDISARGMLAGVPAPRPKQFA; encoded by the coding sequence ATGAGCGCTGCGACGGAGAGTGACGCTCGGATTCGCGAAATCCGGGTCACCGACGACAAGATCATCGCGGACTTGATGGACGGGCGCACGATCAGCGTACCGCTTGCCTGGTCCTGGCGCCTCGCCGAAGCGACTCGCGAGCAGCGCGCGAACGTCCGCATCATCGGCAACGGCCAGGTAGCTCGCTGGCCGGATGTCGACGAGGACATCAGTGCGCGCGGGATGCTGGCCGGGGTCCCTGCGCCACGCCCGAAGCAATTCGCGTAA
- a CDS encoding KTSC domain-containing protein, whose amino-acid sequence MKRQPLDSSSLASAGYDPGRQVLEVEFLNGGVYEYGDVPEETYHALLDADSKGRYLNAEIKPHHPWRRLQAAPRR is encoded by the coding sequence ATGAAGCGGCAACCATTGGATTCGTCGAGCCTGGCCAGCGCGGGATACGATCCCGGGCGGCAGGTGCTGGAGGTGGAGTTCCTGAATGGCGGCGTGTACGAATACGGCGACGTGCCCGAGGAGACGTACCACGCGCTGCTGGATGCGGACAGCAAGGGGCGCTACCTGAACGCCGAGATCAAGCCCCACCATCCTTGGCGGCGCCTGCAGGCTGCGCCCCGGCGCTGA
- a CDS encoding amidohydrolase, translated as MMQYRTLLALSALAVAPAAVQAQAADARVATAVDRLAPRITEIRHDLHQNPELSNRETRTAGVVAAHLRSLGLEVRTGIAHTGVVGILRGGRPGPTIAVRADMDALPVTEETNYPWKSTVRTEYLGNQVGVMHACGHDVHTAVQMGVASVLAGMRAEVPGTVVFVFQPAEEGAPPGEQGGAKLMLDEGVFNGVRPEAVFGLHTFAQMEVGKVGYTPGPAMAAADRFIIRIKGRQSHGASPHLAIDPIVMASQAVLSLQTIRSRNLSPFTPSVVTVGLIRGGERNNIIPEQVEMHGTVRTFDPAVQDEVERRMREILDGVTRAGGGSYELQYDRITPVTVNNPDLARRLHPTLARLMGGSNVVDVPPTTGAEDFAFFANVAPTFFYRLGTTPPGQKSGDHHTPTFIADDAAIPIGMRTMTGLVLDYLRTGAAQ; from the coding sequence ATGATGCAGTACCGCACCTTGCTGGCGCTGTCGGCGCTGGCGGTGGCTCCCGCGGCCGTCCAGGCGCAGGCCGCCGACGCGCGCGTGGCCACCGCCGTCGACCGCCTGGCGCCCCGCATCACCGAGATCCGCCACGACCTGCACCAGAACCCCGAGCTCAGCAACCGCGAGACGCGCACGGCCGGCGTCGTCGCCGCCCACCTGCGCTCGCTGGGGCTGGAGGTGCGCACCGGCATCGCCCACACCGGCGTCGTCGGCATCCTTCGTGGCGGACGGCCTGGCCCCACCATCGCCGTCCGCGCCGACATGGACGCGCTGCCGGTGACGGAGGAGACGAACTACCCCTGGAAATCCACCGTCCGTACCGAGTACCTGGGCAACCAGGTGGGCGTGATGCACGCCTGCGGTCACGACGTGCACACCGCCGTGCAGATGGGCGTGGCCTCGGTGCTGGCGGGGATGCGCGCCGAGGTGCCGGGCACGGTCGTCTTCGTCTTTCAGCCCGCGGAAGAGGGCGCGCCTCCGGGCGAGCAGGGCGGCGCCAAGCTGATGCTGGATGAGGGCGTGTTCAACGGCGTGAGGCCCGAGGCCGTGTTTGGGCTTCACACCTTTGCGCAGATGGAGGTGGGCAAGGTGGGCTACACACCCGGCCCGGCGATGGCGGCGGCGGACCGCTTCATCATCCGCATCAAGGGGCGGCAGTCGCACGGGGCATCGCCGCACCTGGCGATCGATCCCATCGTCATGGCGTCGCAGGCGGTGCTGTCGCTGCAGACCATCCGCTCGCGCAACCTGTCGCCATTCACCCCCAGCGTGGTGACGGTGGGGCTGATCCGCGGCGGCGAGCGAAACAACATCATCCCCGAGCAGGTGGAGATGCACGGCACCGTCCGCACCTTCGACCCCGCGGTGCAGGACGAGGTGGAGCGGCGGATGCGCGAGATCCTGGACGGCGTGACGCGCGCGGGCGGCGGCTCGTACGAGCTGCAGTACGACCGCATCACCCCGGTGACGGTGAACAACCCAGACCTGGCGCGGCGGCTGCACCCCACGCTGGCGCGGCTGATGGGCGGGAGCAACGTGGTCGACGTGCCGCCCACGACGGGCGCCGAGGACTTCGCGTTCTTCGCGAACGTGGCGCCCACCTTCTTCTACCGCCTGGGCACCACGCCTCCGGGGCAGAAGAGCGGCGACCATCACACGCCCACCTTCATCGCCGACGACGCCGCCATCCCCATCGGCATGCGCACGATGACGGGCCTGGTGCTGGACTACCTGCGCACCGGCGCGGCCCAGTAA